The Methanobrevibacter ruminantium DNA segment ATCTGTGATGCAGACGGCACTATCATTGGATGCCAAATCATTGCAGAGGAAAGGGTGGCTGAAAGAATTGATACAATGACTTTAGCTATCACTCAAGAGCTTACATGCTTTGAATTAAGCAATATGGAGTTTGCTTATGCACCTCCAGTGTCTATGGTTATTGATCCATTGGTAATGGCTGTTGAGGAAGTAAGTAAGAAGTTTGATAATTAAATAAACTTTTTATTTATTTATTCTCTTTTTTTTATTATTTTTGCAATATTTAATTTTTATTTTTGTATTAAATTTAGAAACTCTTTTTTTATTATTTTCTATGCTATTTTTTTTAAAAAATCATTATTTTTCTAATTATTTTTTAACTTTATTTGCAAATTTTAATTTTTATTTTTGTATTATTTCCTTTAAAATCATTACTTATTTATATAATAGAGCATATATAATATAATGATAAATGATAATCATATAAATTATATTAATTATAATTTGCTTCATTTATAGAATTTAAGATTATTAGAAATTATAAAATTAACAATATAAAATTATTTACACTTATGGAGAGGATTTAATTGACTAAAATATTTATTTCATGTGCACTTCCATATGCAAATGGACCATGTCATTTAGGACATTTGAGATCCACTTACATTCCAGCTGACATCTATGCAAGATACAATCGTATGGCTGGAAATGATGTATTGATGGTTTGTGCAACTGATGAGCATGGTACTCCAATTGCTGTAAAGGCGGATGCTGAAGGCAAGGAACCTATTGAGGTTGCAAAACGTTACCATGACATGATTGTAGAAGACATTAATAGTTGTGACATTTCCTTTGATAACTTTGCAAGGACAACTGATAAGATTCACTATCAAATCTCACAGGACTTCTTCAAGTACCTTTATGACAAGGGCTTGATCTATGAGGAAACCATCCAACAGCTTTACTGTGAAAACTGTGAAAAGTTCTTGCCTGACAGGTATGTTGAAGGAATCTGTCCTGTCTGTGGTGCAGAAGCAAGAGGAGATCACTGTGAAGTTTGTGGTAGAGCATTGGACCCTATTGAACTCGTTGAACCAAAATGCTTGACTTGCGGTAACACCCCAGTCATTCGTGACAGTACACAGTACTTCTTTAAATTAAGTCATTTCCAAAAGCCTCTTGAAGAATACATAAGCACAAACCCATACTTACCTCCAAATGTAAGGAATTATGCTCAAAACTGGTTGAAGGAAGGTCTTCAAGACTGGATCATGACCCGTGACATGAAATGGGGTATTCCAGTACCTTTAGAAGGTGCAGAAGGAAAAGTTATTTATGTATGGGGAGAAGCATTCATCGGTTACATGTCCTCTGCTGCAGCTTGGTCCAGAAGAACAGGCATTCCATGGGAAGACTATTGGAACGGCCATGTGGTTCATTTCATCGGTAAGGATATCATTTACCACCACTCATTGTTCTGGCCTGCAATGTTGCTTGGACGTGACTGCAAATTGCCTGATGACATCTTTGCAGGAGAGTTCCTTTCCCTTGAAGGAAGAAAAATGTCAACCAGTAAGAACTGGGTTGTTTGGGTAGCAGACTTCGTAAAGGACTTCGATTCAGATTTATTAAGGTATTACCTTACTATCAACGCTCCATTGAATAAGGACACAGACTTCTCTTGGGATGAATTCCAAAGAAGAGTAAACGATGAATTGGCAGATGTAATCGGTAACTTCCTCCACAGAACATTCACTTTCACCAAGAAGTTCTTTGATGGAAAAGTGCCAGAATATAAAAACCCTAGTGAAGCTGACTTGGAATTTGAGCAAGCAATCAAGGAATTGCCTGATAAGGTAGGAGAATTGATTTCTGAGATGAAATTCAGAGAAGGTTTAGTTGAAATCATTTTGACTGCTAAAAAGGGTAACAAGTACTTCAATGACCAAGAGCCATGGAAAGCTGTAAAAGAAGACATGGAAAAGGCTTCAAACTGCTTATACTTATCCAATCAATTATGTAAGGCAATGGCTGTACTCTTAAAGCCTTACATTCCAAACAAGGCAGATGCAATCTGCAATATAATAAACATTCCAGCTGAAAACACTTGGGATGATGCGAAAGTCTTCTTGGAAACCGGTCATGAAATCAACAAGGCAAAACCATTATTCAAGAAGATTGAAGATAAAGTGATAGAAGCACAAAAAGAAAAATTATACAAGAATTTAGAGACTCAAGAAAACGAATCTAAAGATGATAAAAAGAACGACAAGAAGAGTAAAGAGTCTAAAGATGAAGGTGAAAAAATGGATTTAATTAGTATTGACGAATTTGCAAAAGTGGAAATTAAGATAGGTAAGATTTTAGAATGTGAAAAGATTGAAAAATCCAACAAGTTATTAAGAACTCAAATTGATATTGGTGACAAAACCATTCAAGTAATTGCAGGTTTAGGCAAAAGATACGCTCCTGAAGATTTAGTAGGCAAAAAAGTACCTGTTGTAACTAATTTAAAACCTGCTAAACTCATGGGAGAATTATCTGAAGGAATGATCATGGCTACTGAAAGTGCAGCTATCTTAACTCCTGATGATTGTGAAATCGGCGAATTACTTATGTAATTTGTCTTTTTCTTTTATTTTAAGAATAGGTAAGTGAATCTTTATATTAAATGAAATTTAATTTATAATATCCTATTAAACTATAGGGTCTTGGCGGCAAACCTATAAAAGTCCTCACGGTGATATTATGGATGAATCATTGATGATAACAGAGTCTGAAAAATTTCTAAATCAAATAGAGAAGGAAAGATTAGATTTAACTAATCTAAAGAAGGATTTTAAGGATTTAGAGTCCTTTTTAGAAATCTATGAACTTCTCAAATCTAATTTGGATAAGCTTCAGGAAATGAAGGAAAGCATGGATGAAAGCGGGTATACTGCTCCATTCAGATCCTTGAATCGTTATGGTTCACGTGTAAGTGAGGATGTTGATTTTGAGGAATTAGGCGACATCAGTCGCCATAATCAAATTTTCAGAAACAAGGCATCTGCCAAGAAGAACAGTTTTGATAGGGTAAAATATGCTATTTCTGCTCATAGAATCGCATTAGGCAATCTTGAGGAATATGCTAAAATAAGATGCAAGGACTGCAAGAAGTCCTATCGTGTAAGCAGTTTCCTTGATAATGGAAAGGTATGCAAGTGCGGTTCAACTAATCTTGAATTCAAGATTAACCATTCAGGTGTTCACAGACTTGAAATTATCCCTTATCTTCCATTGTCCGGTAATTACATGGTCTTGATGTCAGGTCTTTCAAGCGAGGGTAGAGAATCATTCAAAAGGGTTCTAAACATCTTAAAGCAGCAAAGAAGGGGAGTTGTAAAGACTGTAACTCCTATTGTCAAGTATAAGGAAAACGGCAGAACAATCACCAAAAGGGTTCCTCTTGACAGCGAATTTGCAGACAGCTATGAAGATGAGCTTAGAAGAAGATTCGGTAAGGGAGTTCGTATTGAAAGATTGGAATTCCATAGAACCAAGCCGACAATCATCAATGACAAGCACACCTGCACCAATTTGGCTCTTGCTTATGTAAAGCATGCTGAAGATATTGTAGAGCGTCATGGAGAAGCTATTTTTGAAGACAAGATCAAGGATTTGAACAATCTGAAAATCTATGACGAGATAATATATTCAGTCAATCTTGAAAAGCCTGAATTCATTGATTCAAGCGATTTAGAGGATTGGAGAAAGGATAAAATCAACAAGACCCTTGAAGAGTTAGGATTGATTGATAAGTTCGGTCATCTTGATAGGGGATTGAAGAAAGACCTAAAGGAAAGGGAAAAGATAAAGACAAAGATCTTTGCAGACATTGCCCCTACATTGATTTTGTGGGACATTTCCAAATACTATTTATGCACTTCCCAAGACAGGCGTAAGCGTTACGGTTCACCTTTCCCATACATTCGTGGAGACATTGACCGGCAACAGCGTAAGGTATTCCAGAATCCACACACTCAAGTTGTGGATTTATTAAGGGAAAAGGAAAAAGAGCACATATTGTCTGTTCCGGATATGGATTTGTTGTTGCATAAGAAGTTCAAGTTTGAAGGAAGAATCAAGAACCTCAACATCAAGTTGAATTATGCTGCTGTAGGTCCAGCTATTGTATTCACTAACTCTAATTACAGCATTAAGGAAGTTTCATATGCCTTTAAAGTAGGTGAAAAGAGCATTAAACGTGAAATTAATAATATGAAAAGCATTAGAAAGCCAAACACTAAACGTTCCAGAGACTTTATTGATTTGGTAAAGAACAAATCTTAATTTTCCTTAAGGAGACCTTTTTATGGATGAAGACTTTGATGAATTTGACGATTTTGATGATGATTTCGAGGACATTGATGATTTTGAAGATTATGATGATTTTGAAGACTTCGACGATGAGACACTAGATTTTGACAATCTGGATATCGAGTCAAAGGAAGAGTTGGATATCTTTGATGAAAAGCCTTTGGAATTGGATTCTGATTATGACATCAATGCTGTTGAAGTTCATATCTCAACACAGCTCACTTCTCAAAAGATCATTCAATTGATGGACACTTACCCATCTTTAAAAAGAATAACTTGTCCTCAAAGCATTTACAATAGGATTTCTCCAGATTATATTAAGGCTTTAGATAATTTAGGGGTTTCAATTGAGATAAAGTATAACTGGGGTAAGAAGAAATATTCCATGACTCAAATTAATCAGGTTGTTGACCTATTCAATGAGGGAAAACGTTCTGATGAAATTGCTTCTGAACTTGACATGCCAATAGCTAATGTGAATTACATCAAATCAAAATATTTTGATAAGATCAATGTTAAGCATTATAAAAGAAAGTATGATGATGAGTGCAGGCAAAAGGTAAAGTCCATGAGGGAAAGTGGATTGAAACCTAAAGAAATTTCCAAGGAACTCAATATTCCTGTAAGATCCATTTACTATATTTTGAATAAAAAATAATTTTTTTAATTTCTAATTTTTTATGATATGCTATTTTTCAATTTTTAATTTTTTCATGATTTTTCAATGAAAAATTCTATTTTTCTATGTAAAATTTTAGCAAAAAAATTAATCATAATAATTTTTTAAGACATTATTAATATTTTTAATAGAAATTATTTTGCTATTAATTTAATTAATCGTTTCTCCAATATAATTAAATCATACACCTATAATGTATTTTTAATATCATCTATGGTGTAGATATCCTTATAATAATATGCCATTTTCACCAATTTTTAATAAATTTTCAATAATTTTTACAATTAAAAAAATTTTAAAATTTTATAAAAAGTTTATTTATTATAAATCATATAAACTAAATTAATTACTTAAAACAATTAATTTAAAAAATAATTTTTGCTTATTAAAATGATTAAATAATATTTGGTGTAAAAATGTCAAGTTTAATTTCAATCCCCACATTGCCTTTAGTAGTAATTGCATTGATCTGTGGGATATTATCATTTATCAGTACTCGTTTGGTAATGCCTTGGCTTATCCGTAAGCTTGAGAAGGCAGAAATCATAGGAACGGATATTCATAAATCCTCACGTCCTATTGTAGCTGAAATGGGTGGTATAGGGATATTATTTGGTTTTGTCATAGGTATTTTTACCGGAATCATACTTTTCCCTACTTTGACCTTCCAGTTAGCTATTGTTCTTGTTGTAGTCTTGATTGTTGGAATAATCGGTATGGTGGATGACTTGATTGTTCTATCATCTAAGGAAAAGCTGTTCTTGCTCTTTTTGGCAGGTATTCCATTATTATGGATTGCACCTCCAAATGTAGGTCTTTTGTATATGATCTTGATTCCAATAGCTGTTTCAATCTGTTCCAATTTAACAAATATGCTTGCAGGATTGAATGGTATTGAATCAGGTCTTGGTGTCATTTCCATGACTTCCCTTACAATCAGCTGTATAATTTTAGGAAAATATGATGTGGCTATCATAAGCATGAGCATGTTAGGTACATTAATTGCTTTCCTTTATTACAATAAGTATCCTGCTAAGGTTTTCCCTGGAGATACAGGTACACTTATCATTGGTGCAACCATTGCAGCAATTGCATTTATCGGTAGGGTGAAATTGATTGCTTTCATTGTTCTTTTACCTAATATCATTGATGCTGCACTTAAGTTCTACAGTGCAGGAGTTATGGAAAGACAACAGCATCAGCCTACTCAATTGAATGAGGATGGAAAATTGGTAAGGCCCGAACAAGGATTCAAGTCATTGATTAGGTTTGTCTTAAGAAAGCCGGTTGATGAAAAGACTGCGGTAATGATGATTTGGGGTATTGGCATTATATTCGGTATACTTGGAATAATTGTAGCTATTTTGATGCCTGGAGTTACTCATAATCAAACATTTGCACAATTCATCCATTTGAAAGATTATTTATATTACTTAGGATAATCCTCAATAATATTTTTTAATTTTTTACTTTTTTTTATTCATTTTCTATTTTTTTTTTCTGATTTTTTTAATTTTTTCAAATCCAAACTACATTTGCTGTAGTAAAACTATACTTATTCGAAATTGCAGGATTATACAACTTATTTGTAATGTTTTCGCTCTTGAATGATTGTGTTATTCTTTTTCGAACATTATAATTTATACGGTCTCCAACCGCTTCCTTCTCTTCCTTTGTCCTTACATCTGGAGAAGAAGCATATATCTTCAATTGTATTCTGGTTCTATTGAAATTGTCCTTTCCCTTAATTGTTTGGTTAATCTGTATTATTTTTATCTTCTTTTGCCTAAGAATAGTCTGTTTCTTCAAATCCTTTGAATAGTTGTCATAGGATTCCTTTGGATAAATTGCCAATCCATTTGATGAAATTCCTTCAAAAGCACCGTCTCTTGCTGAAGCCATAGCAATGTTCAATTCGTTTGCATCGATTATTGCATTTGCCAAAAGAATTGCTGTAATAAGTGCAAAACTGATTAATAGCAGTAATTCTACAGTTATTTGGCCTTTTTCATCAGTTTTCATAATATCATTTAATAAAAATTAATTCCCCACTTGTCTAATCAGTATTGAGCTCTGATTGATTGTATCTGTCTTATTGTCATTTACCAAGGTTTTTTCAATCAGATAGGTTCTCCCATTGTATAATTCAATATTCTCTAAAGTTTTATTGCTTGAATCTACAAGTTTTATTGGATTAATAGTTGATTTTCCTTTCTTATCATTGAATTCAACAATCGTTTCCCTTTCATTTACAAGAATCCTGTAAAAGTTTCCATCAATGGATTCAGGCAATTTGATTTTCTTTCCAAATCCATATTCATTTGAATTCACTTCATTTATCGAATCTGCAATATGATTTGCCAAAATCCTTCCTTTGCTATTTTCATGGATTTCAATATTGGAATTCAAGCCATTTTCTATCATAGGCAAATTGGTAATTAAAAGCAGGATCACAATCAATGTGCAAAATAAAAGTTCTATATTGATTATTCCTTTTGAATCCATATGCACTCTTTTTATTTTGCAATTATTTAAATATTTGCTAATATTTCAAGTAAATTTAATAGAATTAGTTTTATTTTTCAATTTAATTATTATTTAACAAGTTTTTTATAATTTCAATGGTTTAAATTAATATTATATTCATTTAAAAAAATTCATTATAAAAAATTATTTAAAGTATTGAATTATAGTATAATATATAAAAGCTGATTTTTTAAAATATCATTAAATTATTCGGCTATTTATGGTCATGAGAACTTTAGGAGTAATTGAATGGTTTTAGTTTCTTATTTGAATCCCCTATCACAGGAAGGGAGGAATATTGTAAGGGGATTAGGCGGTCTTGAGGGGATATATTCCAATAATGATGATTTAATTGATATTGTCATCCACACCAACCGTCAGACCATCTCTAATCAGGAGGTTGTTCCTGAAACTCTCGTAGACTTGGCTATAAATAGAATAAAATGGTATATTGAACGTAAAAATAATAAGGACTTCAATCCTAATGATTATGCCTACTTTTTCAATGAACGAATTGATGAATATGATACAATTGCATTTCACATATTGGCACAAGCAATTGCACACAAGTTTAGGCCAGGTTCCCGTGAGGTTAAGCTGTTTGTGGAATCCCAAGGTTTGATGATTGAGGACAGATTGATCAAGCTTCCATTATCTGAAAGGAAAGAGGTTGTAGAAGAGATTTTAAGTGATTTGCTTATTCAAGATGGCATTGAATGGTCTTTCCTAAAGGATTTGATTGCCACTAAGAAATTATCATTGACAGATCTTGTTCTTCAGAATGGAGAAATAGTTTTGGATAGGGAAGAGTTTGTTTTCTCCTTTGGTGATGAATTCAGTGATAGGTCTCCAGATAGGATTTATGACATATTGATTGGAGACAATCTCAGAGAACTCATTTTAACTAAATTGCTGATGCAAAACACTGAAAATTACATAAAGTCAATTCAAGACCAATTGGCTATTGTTGAGATGCACCCTGCAATTGTGGAATTAGGTGAAATGCTCGATGAGGCAATTACAGAATCATTGGCTAAATACAGCACTTATTATGCAAGCGGTGGAGCTTACGGCAATATGGAAATTGGAAAACTCATTAGGGAAGCTTTCCCTCCATGCATTGAAAACACTGTAAATGGTGTTTCATCCGGTGGAAGAAATGATGCAATCGTATTGCTTTTGACTTCATTTGTATCTTATGCAAGGCTTTATCCAGGTATTTTTGGCTCTGATAGGACAGTAAAGGTTTCAGACATTGATACAAACCTTAACATAACCTTAAATGAGATATTGCCACTTATTTTTGAAGCTGCAGACAATTGTACACCTCCTTTATTTGAAGACCAGCCTCAAGAAAAGATAAACATCATATCAAAATTAGGATTTGGAATGCATGAGGAAGTAAGTCTTGAAAATGAGGGAGAGACCAAATGGTACACCCCAATGAGCTGTGAAAAGATCAAGATGCATTTGCCACATCTTTGTAAGGAAAATAAGGATTGCGCTAAGATTAACAATCCATTGAGCTATTATTCAAGGAAAAAGTGGATAATGAGCAAGAATGGTGAATTGCCTTCTGATGATAACTCTAAAGAGGATTCTAAAGAATAGATTAAATTATTAATATGTATAGTCATCCTCATCGTAGTATCTTAGGATTATGGAATGTTCAAAGTCCTGATAGTTATTGAAATGGTATTCCTCGTAATCTTCAATGAGAATCTTTATTTGTCTTTCCTTTTTATCAATTGATTCTATCCTGCAGAATTCATCCAAGAGTTCTGGGTCATAGTCATCGAAATACTCTTCATTCTTTTCTTTTTTCAATTTGAATTCAAGGAATCTTTCGTATTCATCCTCATCCAGAATCTCCTCTTCATCATACAATTCCTCCTCGGATTCTATTTTATAAAGTTCAATGTGATCGCTGTCATGGCTCATGTCAAGCAATTCGTTTATATTCAATCCAATTCCCTGGACTTTTCCTGTCTTTAGGTTGATGATTGTTTTTCCTGTTGATTCATAGGCTGTCCAGTTATCAAGTGCAGGCTCTATGATTTCCCTTATGCTTAAGCTTTCTATAAGCCTTCTAAGTTCCTCTTCACTTAGCATTTTGATTCTCCATTTTGCTTTTTTCATTTGCTATTTTAATCAGCTATTTTCATTACAATAAGTTTTAAGTATTACCTAAATCATAAATATTTTTACTTATATATAATATTTATTTAAATCAATTAAAAACTTTATTTAAATATTTTTTAAAATTGAATTTATTTTTCGAATTTGACTTTTGGTGATTTTATGTTTGGCACTTCAAGTATTCAGGAAAGAAGGAGATACTACAGGGAGGAATGGTCTGAAAAGGACATCCCTGACTTTATCGCAGAGGGAATCACTAAAAGGGAATTCGGTTTTGACCATTTAGGGCATGGTCCTAATGACAGGTATAAGGTATTTTTCGGCACAAGGCCTTTAAAACGATTTTTAAGAACCAAAGCCCCTTTTGCAGCATACATTTCTGTAGCATTTTATGCAAATCCAATAAATCGTGGAGGATGGGAAAAGGCAGAGTACATTTTTGACATAGATGCAAAGGATTTGCCTATCCGTTCATGCAGTTGCGATGGAGTATGTGAGATTTGCTTAGGTGAAGCTCTTGAGAGAGTAAACATTATGCTAGACACTTTAAAGGGTGATTTAGGCATTAAGAACATTCATTTGATTTATTCTGGAAGAGGATTCCACATAAGGATACTAGACCCTGTAATGATGGAAGCGGACAGTGACTTGAGAGGAGAGGTTTTGAAATATGTTGCTGGCGCTGAAGTTCCAAAATCACAGTATCCGAATCCAAGTGGAAAACCTTATAATTTTGAGCATTTCTCAATCCCAATAGCTTATCCCGCTATTTTCACTGAAAAAGTGAAATACAACATTCTTCACTTGAAGGGAGATGAAAAGCTTGATGGAATCAACAATAGATTGTTGAAGGACATGGTAAAAAATAGGGATTGCCTTTATGAGGATGATTGGGGTTCATTCAAGCAAGCGATTGGTCCAAGAAGGTATAAGGATATGGTAAATGCAATGGCAAGGGTAAACCTTGCGACAATCGATGCAAAGGTAACCATAGACTTAAAGAGGATCTTAAGACTTCCAAGTTCCCTCCACTCTAAAGTGAGCATGAAATGCGTAGAGGTAAAGAATCCTGAAACATTTGATCCATTCAAGTCTGCTGTTCCCAAGTTTGTATATGAAAGAAAGGATGAATCCATTGCAGAAAAATAGATGTTTAAATTTCTATTGAAATTTTACTTTTTTTACTAAAAAATAGATATTTTTTTAATAAAAAAATAGATATTTTTAAATCAATCCTAAACAAATATATTATTAAGAATTAATTTATTTAATTTATTAATTTCATTAAGGAGGTTCAATATGTTGAATAAGAAGCTTATAATAGGTTTTATTATTGCATTGATTGCTCTTATAGTGGTTGGTTTTGTTGCATTGAATTTTGTTCCTCACAATGACATACTTGATTTGAACTTAACAGACAATGCAACTGAAAACATTACTGAAAATCTAACTGAAAACTTAACGGTCAACATTACAGATGATGCAGTTAACGGTTCAGAAATTGCAGCTAATGAATCTGCTGTTGTAGATGCAAACAATACAAATGCACGCTCTGATGTCGATGAAGGGGATCTGTTGAAAAAGCAAACTTTCACTGTTACAGCAAATGAAACTGGTCAGTATAAAGGAATGGAACCTGGAACCTATGTGCTTTACTACACAGAAAACGATGGTCCAATCAAAATCGATAATGTAGGATAATTAAGTTTTTAATTTTTTACTTTTTCTTTTCTTTTTTTTAAATTTTTTTTAATTTTTAATTTTTCATTCTTTAATATTTTCTAAATAATAACTTTAAAACTTTGATATTTAATTTTTTCTTCATTTTTTAAATAAAGTAATTACAAACCTTTATAAGTAACAGAAAATAAAATATTGTTGGTGAAATGTAATT contains these protein-coding regions:
- a CDS encoding multidrug transporter, with the protein product MSSLISIPTLPLVVIALICGILSFISTRLVMPWLIRKLEKAEIIGTDIHKSSRPIVAEMGGIGILFGFVIGIFTGIILFPTLTFQLAIVLVVVLIVGIIGMVDDLIVLSSKEKLFLLFLAGIPLLWIAPPNVGLLYMILIPIAVSICSNLTNMLAGLNGIESGLGVISMTSLTISCIILGKYDVAIISMSMLGTLIAFLYYNKYPAKVFPGDTGTLIIGATIAAIAFIGRVKLIAFIVLLPNIIDAALKFYSAGVMERQQHQPTQLNEDGKLVRPEQGFKSLIRFVLRKPVDEKTAVMMIWGIGIIFGILGIIVAILMPGVTHNQTFAQFIHLKDYLYYLG
- a CDS encoding DUF530 domain-containing protein, which codes for MDESLMITESEKFLNQIEKERLDLTNLKKDFKDLESFLEIYELLKSNLDKLQEMKESMDESGYTAPFRSLNRYGSRVSEDVDFEELGDISRHNQIFRNKASAKKNSFDRVKYAISAHRIALGNLEEYAKIRCKDCKKSYRVSSFLDNGKVCKCGSTNLEFKINHSGVHRLEIIPYLPLSGNYMVLMSGLSSEGRESFKRVLNILKQQRRGVVKTVTPIVKYKENGRTITKRVPLDSEFADSYEDELRRRFGKGVRIERLEFHRTKPTIINDKHTCTNLALAYVKHAEDIVERHGEAIFEDKIKDLNNLKIYDEIIYSVNLEKPEFIDSSDLEDWRKDKINKTLEELGLIDKFGHLDRGLKKDLKEREKIKTKIFADIAPTLILWDISKYYLCTSQDRRKRYGSPFPYIRGDIDRQQRKVFQNPHTQVVDLLREKEKEHILSVPDMDLLLHKKFKFEGRIKNLNIKLNYAAVGPAIVFTNSNYSIKEVSYAFKVGEKSIKREINNMKSIRKPNTKRSRDFIDLVKNKS
- a CDS encoding DNA primase; translation: MVLVSYLNPLSQEGRNIVRGLGGLEGIYSNNDDLIDIVIHTNRQTISNQEVVPETLVDLAINRIKWYIERKNNKDFNPNDYAYFFNERIDEYDTIAFHILAQAIAHKFRPGSREVKLFVESQGLMIEDRLIKLPLSERKEVVEEILSDLLIQDGIEWSFLKDLIATKKLSLTDLVLQNGEIVLDREEFVFSFGDEFSDRSPDRIYDILIGDNLRELILTKLLMQNTENYIKSIQDQLAIVEMHPAIVELGEMLDEAITESLAKYSTYYASGGAYGNMEIGKLIREAFPPCIENTVNGVSSGGRNDAIVLLLTSFVSYARLYPGIFGSDRTVKVSDIDTNLNITLNEILPLIFEAADNCTPPLFEDQPQEKINIISKLGFGMHEEVSLENEGETKWYTPMSCEKIKMHLPHLCKENKDCAKINNPLSYYSRKKWIMSKNGELPSDDNSKEDSKE
- the priS gene encoding DNA primase catalytic subunit PriS, translating into MFGTSSIQERRRYYREEWSEKDIPDFIAEGITKREFGFDHLGHGPNDRYKVFFGTRPLKRFLRTKAPFAAYISVAFYANPINRGGWEKAEYIFDIDAKDLPIRSCSCDGVCEICLGEALERVNIMLDTLKGDLGIKNIHLIYSGRGFHIRILDPVMMEADSDLRGEVLKYVAGAEVPKSQYPNPSGKPYNFEHFSIPIAYPAIFTEKVKYNILHLKGDEKLDGINNRLLKDMVKNRDCLYEDDWGSFKQAIGPRRYKDMVNAMARVNLATIDAKVTIDLKRILRLPSSLHSKVSMKCVEVKNPETFDPFKSAVPKFVYERKDESIAEK
- the metG gene encoding methionine--tRNA ligase, giving the protein MTKIFISCALPYANGPCHLGHLRSTYIPADIYARYNRMAGNDVLMVCATDEHGTPIAVKADAEGKEPIEVAKRYHDMIVEDINSCDISFDNFARTTDKIHYQISQDFFKYLYDKGLIYEETIQQLYCENCEKFLPDRYVEGICPVCGAEARGDHCEVCGRALDPIELVEPKCLTCGNTPVIRDSTQYFFKLSHFQKPLEEYISTNPYLPPNVRNYAQNWLKEGLQDWIMTRDMKWGIPVPLEGAEGKVIYVWGEAFIGYMSSAAAWSRRTGIPWEDYWNGHVVHFIGKDIIYHHSLFWPAMLLGRDCKLPDDIFAGEFLSLEGRKMSTSKNWVVWVADFVKDFDSDLLRYYLTINAPLNKDTDFSWDEFQRRVNDELADVIGNFLHRTFTFTKKFFDGKVPEYKNPSEADLEFEQAIKELPDKVGELISEMKFREGLVEIILTAKKGNKYFNDQEPWKAVKEDMEKASNCLYLSNQLCKAMAVLLKPYIPNKADAICNIINIPAENTWDDAKVFLETGHEINKAKPLFKKIEDKVIEAQKEKLYKNLETQENESKDDKKNDKKSKESKDEGEKMDLISIDEFAKVEIKIGKILECEKIEKSNKLLRTQIDIGDKTIQVIAGLGKRYAPEDLVGKKVPVVTNLKPAKLMGELSEGMIMATESAAILTPDDCEIGELLM